TAATCCATATCAATAAAGTGTATAATACCATTGCACCAGTTTATAGTGCCATTGAAATTTTAAATGAAAATAACGGCACAGAGAAGGATGTAACTTTTCTACACACCATGTTAACTGAAAATTCTGGATATGATTATTTGATATTATTGAGAAAAACTAGACATATGGACGTGCTAAATGAAGATTTGGACATTAATAATATATATTTAGATGTGATACACGAGGCAATACATATGGTTGAACATGAAAAAAACCATACATGGTGGAAATTTTGGATTAAAGAACATAAAGACTCACAGGAAATAGAAACAATTTCAAACGAACTTTACAATGAATGGGCATCCGGAATTTTATCTCATAAAAACTATTAAATATACTAAAAAGAATTTAATTGATGAAAAAATGGATTTATTGAAATTTAAAGTATTTGCATGCAGCCATAATCATTTTTAATTCTGTTTCAGCCGCAATTGACATGTCAGTGTTATCCCTTTCAACTTCTAGTGTAATGGTGTTAATACCCAAATTGTAAGCTTCTGTTCTCAACATACCTGTTCCAAGCGGTTGTACTTGTTTTGTACAGCCAGAAACATTTGCTATATAAGAAACCCATTTATCTTCCTTTGATCCTGTGGTTGATGGGTTTAAATATAAATAACCTTCAGGAGTCACCCCGCCGCCTGAATGAATATCTAAAATGTATTTTATTCCCTTATTTTTTGCGAAGTGAACAATTTTCCAGGCAGGAGAACCTTTTACATTGGCAATTCTATTTGGATCAATGCCCTTGTAAAATCTGGTATTAAGTTCAGTATCTAATGGAATTGCAAATGGTATAACATAAAGTGTTCCATGGATATTTTTGTCCTTAATATATTCTAAATACTTCATAATTCCAATATTTGCTGCTGTTTCATTACCATGAATACCTGCTGAGATTAGAAGTATGGGACCATGGCCATCTCCAAATTTCAACATTACAGATCCCTTTTTCTCCTGACTAAAAATTGTTTTTGCAAAATCTGTCTTGGGTATATTAGAATCGATCTGAGAGTTTCGGGTAACATCTCCACCAATTTTACTGTTAAATATGATATATTCCGGCCCAATAATTTTGATCTTCTTTTTAGTGTATCTATAATTATTTCCAATATTATACTTTGAAACAAATTTTTTAGTGCTTAAAACCGTTAATAAATAATAATTACCCACATTCATTTTGGGACTGATGTAAAGAGAAGTTAAATGATGTTTTGAAGCACCAGCAGCCATATTTGATGAGTGGTTGCGACCGAGATAAGTAATTGCGTGGCTGTGAATATTTTTAAGGTAATAATTAACCCATATACTATAATAGGAAGTATTTCCCCTATTTTTTATAGTGTTTGACACCACTATCTTGCACCCTTTAATACCCTTCAAAGGAACAGATATATGGCTAACAATTAAATTTTTATTGGGAACATGTGAAACCCCTTTATGAATAGAACTTATTCCCGGGGTTGCAGCCGAACTAGAACTTTGAATGATTAATGGAACTACAATTAAAATCATTAAGATGATTAATAGATTTTTTTTCAAAATTTTACCCCTAAATAAATAATCCATTTTTAGAATATTTATTTTCAAAAGTTTAACTTATACTTTTTAAATGTATATATTTGGAGTTGGTTCAGGGTACTTATAATATTAATTCAAACACTTCTCAATCATCTGATATAAAATTTATAAGAGTTGTAAAATTTGGAATTTATGGAAGGTTAAAGAATAAAATAGTTAAAATGGAATTTATGAATAAAAAATTGTTGAATATAGATGGAATAATAAATAATTTACACAACACAAAAATACTTACTTGAATATTCCAGTTTCTGGCAGTTAAAATCGTAATTCATACCATGATATTTATGTTTTTTAAACCGAAACATATAGACTAACTAAAATTCAAATATAATTAATGGATAGTTTGAAATTTATATAAATTTAAATGGATTTTTATTGTAAATTATAAAAAATAAACCGAAAAGTATATAAGCTATGAAAACATATATTAAACAGTACAGAAAAGAAGACTGTTCTATTTTTAGTTTTCAAATTTTAGAAATCAAAATGTGATAAATAATAAATTTGTTTATTTTACATTGGAAGTATTTTTATAATAATTTGCATTGAATGAATAATTCAGATGAAAGAAATTTAATTTAAAAAAGTTTATTAAGAAATAAATATTCCACATTCAATTATTATTCGTAAAATTCTCAAAAACTTGATTGGAGGATATAACGGCAATTGAATGTATATGCAGTATTTTTTAACTGTCAAATAAAAATATTGAATGTAATATAAGGGGGATAATTATGTTAAGCGATCCAATAGTCCAGGAAATATTAATGGATATAACCAACGATGAAAAAAGCAGTGTTTCTATAATTGAATGTATACAGAAGGGTAAAACATTCGACGAAGAAATTGCAGAAGAAACTGAAATAAGATTGAACATCGTAAGGAAAGTTCTCTATAAACTTTACGATGCAGGCATAGCATCCTATAAAAGAAGCAGAGATCCTGAAACTAACTGGTACATATACAGTTGGAAATTTGACCAGGATAAAATTTCTGAAATAATAAGCAAGAAATATGAAAAGTTTTCTGAAGAAATTGAAAAATCTCTTGAATTCGAAGAAGAAAACATGTTCTTTGCATGTAATTTAAATGGCCACAGATACAAATTTGACGAAGCATCTGAAAACAACTTTTCATGCCCAAAATGTGGTGAATCTCTGGAATTTCAGGATAATAAAACCATAATAGCAGAATTGAAACAGATTATGAAGAAAAATAACCAAGCATAATCAATTATTTTTTTAAATTTATTCGTGTTAAATAATTTATTTAAATATTCTAGGGAATAAGCTCATATTAACCCTGAATACAGAATTCAAAGTATAAGGAGTGATTTATATCTTATTGAAAAACGAATTAAAGGGTTTAAATAATGAACTTATTTTGAGGGCTCGTGCAGGTAAATGTGGAGAAATTAACATTCATGAGATGTTAAAGGCAATAAGTGTACTGGATAAAACCACAGAAGGTCAAACATATCTATTAGATCATCGATGCGATGAAAAATTTGGTGAATTACTGGGAATGCTCAACGAGATAACTGTGGATATGCGAAATGGGAAAATGAATATTGAGGATCTCACAACCAAGTACATGGACAAAATACCACCAGCAGAAATTGATGAAATACCACCAACAGATCTGGACAATCAAACAGACATGGACAAAATATCATCAACAGATTAATATATTATCTTTTTTTAAATAAAAATTCATAAATCAACTAAATGAATTAAATTTAATATTAAATTCCATTCTATTACTTATTTAAAGTACTGTTCTTTTTTACATAGTTATATGAACCATTATACTCTCATCTAAAGCGTATTTAAAATGGGATTGGTGTAAACACTACAGAGAGCTGCAGGGATTCCCGCTAGATATGAGAAGGTATATGCACGGTTCTCAAGCGGCCACTGGTATGGGCATGTGGTTGCACAAGTATATGTTGACGGGTATGGTATAAAGCAGATGGAACCAGTTCCAGAAACCAGTTTGGAGTTGTAAACAACTGGAACACCAATACAGCAAATTATTATGGTACTTACAGAGAATTACCTTTTTTAAAATTGAATATACAAAATAATAAGAAATCTTGTTTTATCAGGATTTCCACACTTTTTTTTATTAATTAATATATCTGAGCTGAATAAAAAAAATAAGTAAAATAATGCATTAGAATAATATTTTCATACACTTTTAATTGTACTAAACTTATAATTATTGTTTTCATTGGATTCTGATACAGTTTTATGGGCATCTGCATATGCTGAAATATAATAATTCTTAGCAACAATAGAACTAGATAATTTTATTGTGGTATTCAAAGTTTTACTTTTACCTCCACCTAGCCCAGTGAAGTAATGCTGGCCTATATATTTATTCTGGGCATTTCCTTTCTTTTTAAGGTAATAATGCACCCAGAAGCTACTTGTGCTGATTGTCCCAATATTTTTAATGGTGTTGGTTACATATAATTTGTTTCCGCTGTAACCATTAATTTTGGCCCCAATTCCAGTTAAAACCAGATCCCGGTATGCACTGTGAATACTTATCCTGGTTGAACCTAACTTGTAATTGTTATTTTTATTTGTTTCAGGATTGGTTTTATAAGGGTCGGCATAGAGTAAAATATTATAATTAGCTGTAGCTATGTTTGTTGGTAATGTAAGTGTTGTGTTTAAATGTTTACTTGACAGTGAACCAATACTTGTTATGAAAGTCTGCCCCATGTAGATATTTTTGCTTGTTGAATTCTTTTTAAGGTAAAAATTCACGTAAAAACTGCTGGAAGCAGCATTAACCAAGTTTTTAATAGTACTCAAAACATTAATTTTATGCCCTTTAATACCATTCTTAGGATTAATAACCTCTGATACAGTTAAATCAGATTGATAAGGATTTTTTGATCTGTCGCTGTTGTACCATAACTCTGCTGCATTATCATTATATTTGGTTGTTTGTTGAAGTGTTGGGAAAGTACCAAGCCAGTTACCAACAAATGCAGAATATCCTCCGGAATTTCTCCAAACCTTTGTATTATTGTATGATATTGACTTAACAATCTTTTCATAATCGTTTTTACTGTTGTATTCTGCAAAATTTTTGGTTCCCCCACTAATAAAACTATTGACAAGATCCAAACCTTCTCCAGTCCAAGCACTTGCATAATAATTAGCTCCAGAACCTCTAAACATGTTTGCAAAATTGTATATTGTGCTGGTTGGATTTGAAACTTGGCAATTATCTACCCATCCCGTTGAAAAACATGATTCAAGCAGGATTACAGGAATATTATTTTTTACTGGGGCTGTAAACAGTTTTCCATCCCATCCTTCGCGCATTCTATTTCCAATACCCCATATAAAATTATCGGAACCAACCAATGCAAAGGGAGGAGTTGCAGATCCTCCTTTCAAATTGTAATTACCCGACTGATATCCACCATGACCTGCATATATTATTGCATCTGCACCGTACATACCCTTCAATATATTTTTGGTGGTAGCATTTCCTTTATAAAGTTCTAAAACAGAATATCCTTTTGATTTAAGTAGAGAGGCAATACTTTTTGCTTCACTATATGCAGAAGGTATATCATTGGCAGAATCCCCAATAATTAATATATGAGCCTCTGAATAGGGTAAAATGCTGCAAATAAATGTCAATGATACGGCAGTTACTATTAAAATCTTAAAAATCCTTTTTATATCCAAACCAGCACACCTTTATATTTTTTAGGGATAAATATCTGCTATATGGGATTTTAATTCCCGATATTTTTTTAACTCCATTAATAATATATTATGGAATATCTTCACAAGAATATATAATTATTCATGTTAAAAGTGCAGATCCTCACCCATCAAATCAAATATAATTAGATCAAGAAAAAAACAAGAAATAATTTCAATCAACTTTTTTCTGAATCATATGCAACTATATTAAATTTCTCTTCCAATATTATCAATAATGGCCCTATTATATCCCCATTAATCATCTTAGTTTTTGGGCTAAAAAAATTAATTAATAATTTACTTTCAATCCATATGCACTTATTATCTCTTTGAAATTGTTTATCAATATTTTTTTGGTACCAAATGTAACATAATTAGGTAGTCTATGGTTTGTAATAAAGAATTTCTGAACTCTGGAAATCCCATCCTTCATCTGTGCCATTGTCAAAGAAGAAACTCTAAAACTGGTTGAATAGTATGAAATTGCTTTACCCGATATGTCTGTCACACTTCCAGAAGCCATTGTAATAATATATTTAACTCCTTTGCTGAGTAATTTATATCTTAAAGTGAGCACATTACTGCTGATGCTTTGGGTTGTTGCTATGGAATTTCCAGAACCGTTTTTAAGTGTTATCAATTTATTTCCAAATTTTACTGGTTTGCTGAAGGTGATCTTTAAAACTTTGTTAGGTGAAACATCAACAGCACCACTACTTGGATTGGGCATTATAACTGCAAGACTATTTACAACAGGTACCTTTGCTGTCCATGCAACAAGACGTGCCAATATACTTGGATGTTGGGGGTCTAATTCTGGGTGTGGGCCACTTAAGATCGATCTTCCATTGTAGTAGTAATCACCTACAATGGCACCATAATTTTTATAGCCAATATGGTTGTCGGCATACACAGCAAATGTAACAGCTTTACCACCTTTAACATACATTGCAGGACCATTGTAATGGGCCATTGTAACAGTACCGCCAGATCCAAATAATTTACTTCCCGGATACAATATTTTTACTTTTATATTACCTTCATGATATGGATGTTTACAGTAAACATGGGGAGCAACACCCCATGCTCGGTACATCCCATCAACATTTCTAGAACCAGAATAAGCACCTGCACAAATTCCAAGGTAGCCATGACCTGTTCTAACGAATTTTCGTATGGCACTACTGCTTACAGCGTTTATATAATTTTTACCACTCGTACCACCCGGCATCACAAGTACATTATAATGGGATAAAATTGAATAATTTATTATCTTTGTTGTTGAATACGAGAAATAATAACCGTTCAATAGATGTTTGGTGTTTGCAGTATGAAGACCAGTTTTTACTCCCCAGACACAGCTACTAATTGAACCCCTTCCATTATAAATAACTACTTTAATTACCTTCCTTGAAGTGGATACACTTTTAGAAACTGGTTTAGAGCTAGTACTTTTTAAACTAACAATTTTTGCATCTGATCCCTCAAAATGGGTTGAACTTATATTTCCAGTGCTTCCAGTCCCAACATTAGCTGCTGAGGCACCATATATTCCTAAACTTAATGTTATTCCAAGAACTAATAAAGCCAAAACTAAATACTTCTTGATAGTAAAACG
This is a stretch of genomic DNA from Methanobacterium spitsbergense. It encodes these proteins:
- a CDS encoding succinylglutamate desuccinylase/aspartoacylase domain-containing protein, which encodes MKKNLLIILMILIVVPLIIQSSSSAATPGISSIHKGVSHVPNKNLIVSHISVPLKGIKGCKIVVSNTIKNRGNTSYYSIWVNYYLKNIHSHAITYLGRNHSSNMAAGASKHHLTSLYISPKMNVGNYYLLTVLSTKKFVSKYNIGNNYRYTKKKIKIIGPEYIIFNSKIGGDVTRNSQIDSNIPKTDFAKTIFSQEKKGSVMLKFGDGHGPILLISAGIHGNETAANIGIMKYLEYIKDKNIHGTLYVIPFAIPLDTELNTRFYKGIDPNRIANVKGSPAWKIVHFAKNKGIKYILDIHSGGGVTPEGYLYLNPSTTGSKEDKWVSYIANVSGCTKQVQPLGTGMLRTEAYNLGINTITLEVERDNTDMSIAAETELKMIMAACKYFKFQ
- the tfe gene encoding transcription factor E, coding for MLSDPIVQEILMDITNDEKSSVSIIECIQKGKTFDEEIAEETEIRLNIVRKVLYKLYDAGIASYKRSRDPETNWYIYSWKFDQDKISEIISKKYEKFSEEIEKSLEFEEENMFFACNLNGHRYKFDEASENNFSCPKCGESLEFQDNKTIIAELKQIMKKNNQA
- a CDS encoding CARDB domain-containing protein; amino-acid sequence: MDIKRIFKILIVTAVSLTFICSILPYSEAHILIIGDSANDIPSAYSEAKSIASLLKSKGYSVLELYKGNATTKNILKGMYGADAIIYAGHGGYQSGNYNLKGGSATPPFALVGSDNFIWGIGNRMREGWDGKLFTAPVKNNIPVILLESCFSTGWVDNCQVSNPTSTIYNFANMFRGSGANYYASAWTGEGLDLVNSFISGGTKNFAEYNSKNDYEKIVKSISYNNTKVWRNSGGYSAFVGNWLGTFPTLQQTTKYNDNAAELWYNSDRSKNPYQSDLTVSEVINPKNGIKGHKINVLSTIKNLVNAASSSFYVNFYLKKNSTSKNIYMGQTFITSIGSLSSKHLNTTLTLPTNIATANYNILLYADPYKTNPETNKNNNYKLGSTRISIHSAYRDLVLTGIGAKINGYSGNKLYVTNTIKNIGTISTSSFWVHYYLKKKGNAQNKYIGQHYFTGLGGGKSKTLNTTIKLSSSIVAKNYYISAYADAHKTVSESNENNNYKFSTIKSV
- a CDS encoding BPL-N domain-containing protein encodes the protein MALLVLGITLSLGIYGASAANVGTGSTGNISSTHFEGSDAKIVSLKSTSSKPVSKSVSTSRKVIKVVIYNGRGSISSCVWGVKTGLHTANTKHLLNGYYFSYSTTKIINYSILSHYNVLVMPGGTSGKNYINAVSSSAIRKFVRTGHGYLGICAGAYSGSRNVDGMYRAWGVAPHVYCKHPYHEGNIKVKILYPGSKLFGSGGTVTMAHYNGPAMYVKGGKAVTFAVYADNHIGYKNYGAIVGDYYYNGRSILSGPHPELDPQHPSILARLVAWTAKVPVVNSLAVIMPNPSSGAVDVSPNKVLKITFSKPVKFGNKLITLKNGSGNSIATTQSISSNVLTLRYKLLSKGVKYIITMASGSVTDISGKAISYYSTSFRVSSLTMAQMKDGISRVQKFFITNHRLPNYVTFGTKKILINNFKEIISAYGLKVNY